The stretch of DNA tatttatctatccatatttatctatgtatttgtaatttatgtatttatttatctatcttatcattggatttagtttttcttttcttttttatctcttcactGCTTGATAATGAGAGAATGGCACGTGTTACTTTGCTTCAGTAAGTCAGGGTTGTTTTGCTGGCCTGAGGTGCAGCTTCAGCCAGTGAGAGTTTTGAAATATTCCATCACTCACTGTTTTTGTGAATGATGTCTTGAATATTATCCACTAAACCTGCACTGGTCTCTTTATTATGACCGGGATGAAGTAAAAGCAGTCAAACGGTGAAaggagcattttttttctctttttttttttttgtgcaatgAATAAATAGGGTGTAGGCATCACTAATCGGTGTTAATGGTGATGTTTATGTACACGTTTGTTTAAGTTCATTCGCCAATCTTTCTTTAAGTTGAAAGTATTTGGTAGTCTTCTATATCACCTATTTATATCACTCTGTTCCAAAATTGTCAGTGATTCGAGATGTCAGTTCAAATATTTTCAGTGGCAGCATCTCATGACGAACTAGCTCATTGCTGTGTGGATGAGGAATCAGAACCTCTTTACTAATGCCATCTCAGATTACAATAGCTTCCCTTACAATCTGATAATATTTTCTCTCATGCCGCGCCGCAAAGTGAATGTTGTCACGTGGGGGTGTTGGGGATCATAGGGGGTGAGGTCTGAAACCTCCCGTGACTGAAAGCATGCCACCACGCAGCCAACTTCGTCATGATTTCTAACCTACAGGAGAGAGGCaatgtcctaacctaacctacaggagagaggcagtgtcctaacctaacctacaggaAAGAGGCAGTGTCCTAAACTACAGGAGAGAGGcagtgtcctaacctaacctacaggagagaggcagtgtcctaacctaacctataggagagaggcagtgtcctaacctaacctacaggagagaggcagtgtcctaggagagaggcagtgtcctaacctaacctacaggaGAGAGGCAGTGTCCTAACCTACCTACAGGAGAGAGGcagtgtcctaacctaacctacaggagagaggcagtgtcctaacctaacctacaggagagaggcagtgtcctaacctaacctacaggagagaggcagtgtcctaacctaacctacaggaAAGAGGTAGTGTCCTAACCTACAGGAGAGAGGCCTAACCTAGGAGAGGGcagtgtcctaacctaacctacaggagagaggcagtgtcctaacctaacctacaggagagaggcagtgtcctaacctaacctacaggagagaggcagtgtcctaacctaacctacaggagagaggcagtgtcctaacctaacctacaggagagaggcagtgtcctaacctaacctaggagagaggcagtgtcctaacctaacctacaggagagaggcagtgtcctaacctaacctacaggagagaggcagtgtcctaacctaacctacaggagagaggcagtgtcctaacctaacctacaggagagaggcagtgtcctaacctaacctacaggagagaggcagtgtcctaacctaacctaacctacaggagagaggcagtgtcctaacctaacctacaggagagaggcagtgtcctaacctaacctacaggagagaggcagtgtcctaacctaacctacaggagagaggcagtgtcctaacctaacctacaggagagaggcagtgtcctaacctaacctacaggagagaggcagtgtcctaacctaacctaacctacaggaGAGAcagtgtcctaacctaacctacaggagagaggcagtgtcctaacctaacctacaggaGAGAGGCAGTGTCCTAACCAGTAACCTACcagtgtcctaacctaacctacaggagagaggcagtgtcctaacctaacctacaggaGAGACAGtgtcctaacttaacctacaggagagaggcagtgtcctaacctaacctaacctaacctaacctacaggagagaggcagtgtcctaacctaacctacaggagagaggcagtgtcctaacctaacctacaggagagaggcagtgtcctaacctaacctaacctacaggagagaggcagtgtcctaacctaacctacaggagagaggcagtgtcctaacctaacctacaggagagaggcagtgtcctaacctaacctacaggagagaggcagtgtcctaacctaacctacaggagagaggcagtgtcctaacctaacctacaggagagaggcagtgtcctaacctaacctacaggagagaggcagtgtcctaacctaacctacaggagagaggcagtgtcctaacctaacctacaggagagaggcagtgtcctaacctaacctacaggaGAGAGGCAGTGTCCTAGCTTAACCTACAGGAGAGAGGcagtgtcctaacctaacctaacctaacctaacctacaggagagaggcagtgtcctaacctaacctacaggagagaggcagtgtcctaacctaacctacaggagagaggcagtgtcctaacctaacctacaggaAAGTcagtgtcctaacctaacctacaggaGAGAGGTAGTGTCCTAACCTACAGGAGAGAGGcagtgtcctaacctaacctataggagagaggcagtgtcctaacctaacctacaggagagaggcagtgtcctaacctaacctacaggagagaggcagtgtcctaacctaacctacaggagagaggcagtgtcctaacctaacctataggAGAGGGGcagtgtcctaacctaacctaacctacaggagagaggcagtgtcctaacctaacctaacctacaggagagaggcagtgtcctaacctaacctacaggagagaggcagtgtcctaacctaacccacaagagagaggcagtgtcctaacctaacctacaggagagaggcagtgtcctaacctaacctaacctacaggagagaggcagtgtcctaacctaacccacagGAGAGGcagtgtcctaacctaacctaacctacaggagagaggcagtcctaacctaacctaacccacaagAGAGAGGCAGAGTGTCCAGGCATGTGGTAATCGTGTTTGGTCAGCTCACAAGATTGTAACTTTCCAACACTTTTCTATGCAAGAGAgcaaaatctggccaagggcaacaaaaacgattacacacaaaaaagagacccacttagatgccacgGGCAGCCATaagcacaacagcagcagtgttCTCAAAAGTATCAAGagttcttttaaccccttcagtatcatgacgcgtttccattttcattgtgcttattgtttggtgattttatacagcttcagaaatatgtgagggattgaaatagtgaagactctggccattaaccctctgatctccatagacccttcctaataacaataaaataatctaatcgtacacaaatttctaggtaaaaatgtgcctcagtacttaaggggttaacaGTCTTAATGAAATTTTCTGGTAATTTAAAGTCCCGTGGGATTCGAGTGATagttagtgaagactgtgcttAATCTGTTGGAAGAACACTTACAAAGATCTAAGTAATTAAGTGATATTTGAAAATAGTCCTAATTGCACCTCAGAGCAGCCGCAGTGCAGAACTATTTTGTTATTGGTAAAGAAAACACCATAttccaaaaaataaaggaatgaataaataataagaatataaatgaataaataaaaattatcccCTAAACTTTCCCCTTTTGATTTCATTTcctgcctttatttatttatttatttttattttatttttatatatatatatatatatatatatatatatatatatatatatatatatatatatatatatatatatatatatatatatatatatatatatatatatatatatatatatatatatatatatatatatatatatatatatatatatatatatatatatatatatatatatatatatatatatatatatatatatatatatatattttttttttttttttttttttatccttgacAGGAATATTGTTAAATATCTATTGCTTCACAACCTTCTTTCTGATCGCCAGAATGGATTCCGTCCAGACCACTCTACTTGTGATCTGGCTTTCTTTACTAGTcttgtcatcctcttttaggaaTTTTGGTGAAAcatttgttgttgtctttaccGTATCAAGATCATTTGATAGAATCTTGCGCAAAGCTGTGATTTCCAAACTATCATCCTACAGTTTAgattcttccttctctgactTCATCTTGGGTTTCCTTTGTAACAATGTTATTAATGCTGTGGTTGACGTTCACAGTTCTCCTGTATCTACGagtattaacagtggtgtttccGATGGTCATGTCATGTCACCCACACTCTGCCTATTATACGTCAATGATCTAAGCCAAACTTCTTGTTCTATCCATTTCTGTGCTGATGATACTACCTTGCACTTTTCTACTttgaactcgacacaaccttccatatAACAATACCTTTTCTTCAATAACGCTCAACTGCCCCCTCTgctacactgaacatcctcggTCTGTTCTTTATTGATAATCTAATCTGGAAggttcacatctcatctctgaATAAAACAGCTCCTATCAAGTTTGTAGGCGTTCCGAGTCGTCACTGTCAACTTAACTCATTTCCCTAGTCAGCTTCCCAATTCTGTTCatgggccttatccgtccatgtGTGGAGAGGAgtgggttccactcatacaggaAAACTCTTCTATAACAGGCAGAAATACAGTAAGCTGAGAAAAGAGTACTTATGACTGTTTGTAGGTATTGGTACGATTCATTGGCTTTTCACGCTCTGAAGCACTATTGTTATATATCTCAAACGGTGTTTTATGACTGACATGTTGAGAGAGCGGCAGTTTTGGCAGCATTTCACCGCACATTCTCCCAGGCGAGGTCTGAGGTGCAGGCAGGGACTGGGAAAGTGATGGAAGAACAAGAATGCTAATAACAGAATATTTACTGACAGAATAAATATATTTAATTCTTCTACGTAATACAATATATCAATTGAGATCTGATTAAGACAAGACAGGTAATAGGAAGGTATGATGAGGGGCGGAGCGAGGTGTTCCCGCTGCGTTGGCGTTGACTCCTCGTGACTCCGCGAGGGGCGCCGCTGGTCTAGTACTTGTAAGACTCGCCGGACTCACCAGACCCAAAGCCACGGAAGCGACGGTAATATCTCGGCCTGTAGGACCTACGGGAGCCCTGGCCGTACCTGGTGTTGCGGGAGTAGTACCTGGGCCTGTAGTACCTGGGCCTGTAGTACCTGGGCCGGGAGTACCTTGGCCTGTAGTAACCACGGTATTCGCCGGACTCATCGGAACCAAAACCGAATCTGGACTCTCCAGACTCGCCGGATCCAAAGGAGAAACGTGCCCCTCCGTACCTTGGCCTGTAGAACGATCCGAACTCACGGGACTCGTCCGAACCGAATCCAAACCTGGACTCGCCGGACTCACGTGACTCGTCGGAACCAAAGGAGAACCTGGACTCGCCGGACTCACGGGATTCCCTCGAGCCGGAACCAAACCTGTATTCTATGGATTCATCAGAACCGAACCCAAATCTGGACTCGCCAGACTCCAGTGACCCAAAGGAGTACCGTGGCCTGTAGTACCGTGGCCTGTAGTACCGTGGCCCGGAGTATCGTGGCCTGTAGTACCGTGGCCCGGAGTATCGTGGCCTATAGTATCGTGGCGCGCCGTACCTTGGCCTGTAGTACTCTCCGGACTCACGGGACTCGTCTGAACCAAAGGAGAACCTGGACTCTCCTGACTCACGAGACTCCCCAGAGCCAAAGCCAAATCTGGACTCGCCAGACTCGTGTGAGCCGAAGGAGTATCTGGGTCTGTAGTAGCCTGGCCTGTAGTACGATGTGGACTCGTAGGACTCTCCCGATTCATCAGAGCCTGCACGGTAGGTCGGCCTGTAGTGTTCGCCGGACTCGTAGGAGCCAGAGTCGTAGTGAGCCTCGCCCTCGTAGTTGACGTCGGCCAGGAAGCCAGAGTAGCCGTCCACCGCGTAATTGACTGTCTGCAGGCGGCCGTCGGGCAGGTGGTTGTAGTAGGAGCCTTGTGTCACTTCGCCGTATCGCTGCTCCCCGTGGCCGAAATTGTTGCCGTAGTAGTCCTTCACTTGGTAGTTATAATTGTATGCTGGCTCTTCGGACTCGTAAGACTCGTGGGATTCATAGGATTCATCTGAGTCCTGCAAGGAAGCAAAGTGTATTGTTAGTGTCTGGTCGTGGTCGTGGCGGTGGTCGTCATATCGGCAATGTTGAGTCTCCCCCGGCAGCCACAGTCACTCAGGAAGTCACTGGGTACCAGACGCCCTTGAAGGAGTGTGAGCTGCACGGGAGAGCCTCGTGGGCGGTACCCTTCAGCGACTTGATGAGGTACCTACCCCATAGGAAGCCTCGGCGGCGACGGCTGCCACCAGCGCCAGCAGGAGGAGCACctgtgtgaaggaggaagatggttgGTAAGGCGCAACTAAGCAAGATTACGAGTGAGGGCGCACCGAAACAGCCTCGAACTTGTATGCCTATTGACAACATCGGAACATGAACAGACGCTGTAGGTGAAGACAGTCACGTTGTTACCTTGGCAGTCATGGTGCGGTGGTCGAGGAGATGCATGTGTACAGCATCAGTTGGGTACAAACATATATACCCAACAAGGCAGGTGGTTTCCCGAGTTCTTGTCTAACCAGTGAAAGTAAAACGAGACCATTCCCATTGTGCTTGTGGAGATTCTTTAGCAGAAAAAAGCAGATTGGTAGGACCATTTACTATACGTTGTGAACCGGTCTGATGGTTATAGGAGGAAATTGCAACAGAGGGCGTGACCATTGCGGATCAGGTCAGCAGGGCGCGGGGAGTCGCCGCCCCACCCTGTGCATCCCAGTGCGCTCTCACTTGAAGTTGGTGCCTCTaactgataaaggaaaaaaaaaaaaaaaaaaaggagaaagatgaaaatcaTGAGTTTTCAACATATCATGTtgatctcaacacacacactcactcacacacacacctacacacacacacacacacacacacacacacacacacacacacacacacacacacacacacacacacacacacacacacacacacacacacacacacgtcattgaTGCACATATATCTACATCCTCAAGAAAAATAGTGTAATGATATAACGCGATAGGCAGATAGCAAACCACATTAAGATCACTGAATGTCCTGGTAAACGATgccttgaaaaaaatattcgCGTCACGTCCATATCCTCACTTCCTCAACAGTCCCAGTGACCCTTTCACCTCAGAAGTTTCTTATTTTGCCCTCACTCAGACCAATATGGAAACGGTTtgcaaacacatacaaaaaaaaaatatataacaggctcattttgtttttatttatttggctatACAATTATTAAAGCATTAATTAAAAGAGAATGCCCAAAATGTGTTGGTGGTCATGGGAGGAGTGTCGAGCAGTGAGAGAAATAACTGTCACTAAACCACCAGTGTCAAGTTAGAGAAGTGTTTCGCAATGACTTAATAGCGACACTCACTGGCTGAATTTTCCTATTAGGTCATGTGTAGGAGTATGATGAGTCACTTTACTAATTTAGGAATAGAATCATTTAGTTTGGCTTGTTTGTAATCATGTTTATTAGGTACATAATGACTAGCTAGGTTAGTTCAGACAATTTAATCTATTTACTCgttcatattttcttgtctcttaGTTTATTATattactcattattttctttttttttgtgtgtgtggttcattAATCTTTGGTAGTATGTAATTAGTTTGTGTATTAAGGGTAAGGTGCATGGGTGAGGTAGGCAGGAAGGCTAAGAGGAACATGGGtgatgaaaggaaggcaagaggaggaCGGTGGAAGGGAAGGCCTAAAGGGGTaagggtgaggcagggaagaagagtaagaggagcaTGATTGATAGAGGGTGGTAAAAAGGAAGGTCTAAAGGGATAAGGGTGAGGcaggaggaaggtaagaggagcatgagtgatggaggaagggtAAGGGAAGGGTGGTGAAAGTGGAGGCCTAAAGGGATGTCACCGTCTTGTATAATTAGGTCTATGGCTCTATCTAtaatgaggcagtgaaggagtatTTAGCCAGTGTGTTAGCGTTCAGTTAGCTCTTCTGCGGTGAACTCGTGTTAATCTTTCCCTGCTGAATGATTGGTGACGTCATACATGTGGTGGCAGTGAACGGCGCCGTGGAAGTGACCAGGTCTGAGTTATTTAAGGGTTATTTTGCATTCACTCTTATTCTTCGTAA from Portunus trituberculatus isolate SZX2019 chromosome 9, ASM1759143v1, whole genome shotgun sequence encodes:
- the LOC123501315 gene encoding pro-resilin-like encodes the protein MHLLDHRTMTAKVLLLLALVAAVAAEASYGDSDESYESHESYESEEPAYNYNYQVKDYYGNNFGHGEQRYGEVTQGSYYNHLPDGRLQTVNYAVDGYSGFLADVNYEGEAHYDSGSYESGEHYRPTYRAGSDESGESYESTSYYRPGYYRPRYSFGSHESGESRFGFGSGESRESGESRFSFGSDESRESGEYYRPRYGAPRYYRPRYSGPRYYRPRYSGPRYYRPRYYRPRYSFGSLESGESRFGFGSDESIEYRFGSGSRESRESGESRFSFGSDESRESGESRFGFGSDESREFGSFYRPRYGGARFSFGSGESGESRFGFGSDESGEYRGYYRPRYSRPRYYRPRYYRPRYYSRNTRYGQGSRRSYRPRYYRRFRGFGSGESGESYKY